One window of Mycoplasma cottewii genomic DNA carries:
- a CDS encoding transposase, with protein MPIPKEILAVERPKNTRVKKNGNKYDVIKRTSIWKNGKAIPVELGKIGEIINFKYVETKPSNSNFALFDIKQFGRTEIAYKLSKDIYGELCKVFDISDAKTIYTIAIIRAAYGNVTNKEINRKYQYSFFSEQFPGVSLSVSNISKFLDRLGRKYKYMKSFIQNRMNNVSPESTIVIDGMFKSLNSRNSSFTRWSWQTITKGAQNICLLYAFDLNKKELIGGKVLKGNTVDLMDCNKFISYFSSNSCLILGDKGMVSQEGLNKLKKSNNNLKNLFPIERNDKRIKSLNLSEYDTKFNSNHDLVLSKRNKISDNEYLYSFKSMSDYNQERKIYLNNTDKNNNSEELKEKENQFGTIHFVSDEDLSLKQIYDLYKTRWEIEDFLNFYKNIIELDFSRLQKNTSIVATEFINLITTIITSRMKKEFEEKGLTDNFSFNQIMERLGSANKYFDTTNNKWHYTSEKKYTDNIVDILNL; from the coding sequence ATGCCTATACCAAAAGAAATATTGGCTGTTGAAAGACCAAAAAATACAAGAGTAAAGAAAAACGGTAACAAATACGATGTTATTAAAAGAACTAGTATTTGAAAAAATGGAAAGGCAATTCCTGTTGAACTGGGTAAAATTGGAGAAATAATAAACTTTAAATATGTAGAAACTAAGCCAAGCAATTCTAACTTCGCTTTGTTTGATATAAAACAATTTGGAAGAACTGAAATTGCTTATAAATTATCTAAAGATATTTATGGTGAACTTTGTAAAGTGTTTGATATTTCAGATGCAAAAACAATTTATACAATAGCAATTATTAGAGCAGCTTATGGTAACGTTACTAACAAAGAAATTAATAGAAAATACCAATATTCATTTTTCTCAGAACAGTTTCCGGGAGTTTCTCTTTCAGTAAGTAACATTTCAAAATTTTTAGATAGATTAGGTCGAAAATATAAATATATGAAATCTTTCATACAAAATAGAATGAATAATGTCTCACCTGAATCTACAATTGTTATCGATGGTATGTTTAAAAGTTTAAATTCTAGAAATTCTAGTTTTACAAGATGATCATGACAAACAATAACAAAAGGAGCTCAAAACATTTGTCTTTTATATGCTTTTGATCTAAATAAAAAAGAATTAATCGGAGGTAAAGTTTTAAAAGGAAATACAGTAGATTTAATGGACTGTAATAAATTTATTAGCTATTTTTCATCAAATAGTTGTTTGATTTTAGGAGATAAAGGAATGGTTTCTCAAGAAGGATTAAATAAACTTAAAAAATCAAACAATAATCTTAAAAACCTTTTTCCTATTGAAAGAAATGATAAAAGAATCAAATCCTTAAATTTATCAGAATATGATACAAAATTTAATTCAAATCATGATTTAGTATTAAGCAAAAGAAACAAAATTAGTGATAATGAATATTTATATTCATTCAAAAGTATGAGTGACTATAACCAAGAACGAAAAATTTATCTAAATAACACTGATAAAAATAACAACAGTGAAGAGTTAAAAGAAAAAGAAAATCAGTTTGGAACAATACACTTTGTTTCAGATGAAGATTTATCACTAAAACAAATATATGATCTTTACAAGACAAGATGAGAAATTGAAGATTTTTTAAATTTTTATAAAAATATAATTGAATTAGATTTCTCAAGATTGCAAAAAAATACAAGTATAGTTGCAACTGAGTTTATAAACTTAATAACTACAATAATAACATCAAGAATGAAAAAAGAATTTGAAGAAAAAGGTTTAACTGATAATTTCTCATTCAACCAAATAATGGAAAGATTAGGTTCTGCTAATAAATATTTCGACACTACAAATAATAAGTGACATTATACAAGCGAAAAAAAATACACAGACAACATTGTTGACATTTTAAATCTATAA
- a CDS encoding glycoside hydrolase family 13 protein, producing the protein MKLIEKSAILHIPKSNMAYCYDENTVHLLLRTKKDDLKEALVHHGDPFNWGKDMTISKMRKVRTTEIYDFWFVELFPKFKRLCYFFELIGVDGDKCLYNERMVYPFELFDKVKDENQFRFPWMNAEDITNVPDWVKDTIWYQIFPERFANGDPSINPENTLEWNSTAPTRTNFFGGDLQGIIDHLDHLVELGINGLYLCPIFKAKTNHKYDTIDYFEIDPNFGDKETFKKLVDECHKRGIKVMLDAVFNHFGYWHPFWQDVLENQEKSKYKDWFYINKFPVERMDESLTENTDLNLPYYTFAFTGFMPKVNTGNPEVRDYLLKVSEYWVKEFGIDAWRLDVANEVGHKFWREFRRIVNKEQKTFILGEIWNDSNAWLQGDQFDGVMNYVLTRSIIDCIGKRHISTQRFKDRINNYFVRYPMNVLPGMFNCLDSHDTARLLTVCKDNVDRFKLAFSILFTFNGAPSIYYGDEIGINGENDPDCRKCMTWDKSQWNMDIFNHMKKLCKIRKEHPVLGSYGYFEFSDVQADEHYLEYFKIGMYDKYLIMVNNADRELKLDHVKLKGCVDLLSDEVETSDVVTLKPLSMKVFRFKNED; encoded by the coding sequence ATGAAACTAATTGAAAAATCAGCCATTTTACATATTCCAAAATCAAATATGGCTTACTGTTATGATGAAAACACGGTTCATTTACTTTTAAGAACCAAAAAAGATGATTTAAAAGAAGCTCTTGTTCACCATGGTGATCCTTTTAACTGAGGAAAAGACATGACAATATCAAAAATGAGAAAAGTTAGAACTACCGAAATTTATGATTTCTGATTTGTTGAACTTTTCCCTAAATTCAAAAGATTATGTTACTTTTTTGAACTAATTGGAGTTGATGGTGATAAATGTTTATATAATGAAAGAATGGTTTATCCATTTGAATTATTTGACAAAGTTAAAGATGAAAACCAATTCAGATTCCCTTGAATGAATGCTGAAGATATCACTAATGTTCCAGATTGAGTTAAAGATACTATTTGATATCAAATTTTTCCTGAAAGATTTGCAAATGGTGATCCATCAATCAATCCGGAAAATACATTAGAATGAAATTCAACTGCACCTACAAGAACTAATTTCTTTGGTGGAGATCTACAAGGAATTATTGATCATTTAGATCACTTAGTTGAACTTGGAATAAATGGATTATATTTATGTCCAATTTTTAAAGCAAAAACAAATCACAAATATGACACTATTGATTATTTTGAAATCGATCCAAACTTTGGAGATAAAGAAACATTTAAAAAACTAGTTGATGAATGTCATAAACGTGGAATTAAAGTGATGTTAGATGCGGTGTTTAATCATTTTGGATACTGACATCCTTTCTGACAAGATGTTTTAGAAAATCAAGAAAAATCAAAATATAAAGATTGATTCTATATTAACAAATTCCCTGTTGAAAGAATGGATGAATCTTTAACTGAAAATACAGATTTAAATCTTCCATATTACACATTTGCATTCACTGGATTTATGCCAAAAGTAAATACAGGAAATCCTGAAGTTAGAGATTATTTATTAAAAGTTTCTGAATACTGAGTTAAAGAATTTGGAATTGATGCATGAAGATTAGATGTTGCAAATGAAGTAGGTCACAAATTCTGAAGAGAATTTAGAAGAATTGTTAACAAAGAACAAAAAACTTTTATTCTAGGTGAAATTTGAAATGATTCAAACGCTTGATTACAAGGTGATCAGTTTGATGGAGTTATGAACTATGTTTTAACTCGTTCAATTATTGATTGTATTGGTAAAAGACATATATCAACTCAACGTTTCAAAGACCGTATAAATAATTACTTTGTTCGTTATCCAATGAATGTTCTACCTGGAATGTTCAACTGTTTAGACAGTCATGATACTGCTAGATTATTAACAGTATGTAAAGATAATGTAGATAGATTTAAATTAGCATTTTCTATTTTATTTACTTTTAATGGTGCACCAAGTATTTATTATGGTGATGAAATCGGAATTAATGGAGAAAACGATCCAGATTGTAGAAAATGTATGACTTGAGATAAATCTCAATGAAACATGGACATTTTTAATCATATGAAAAAACTATGTAAAATTAGAAAAGAACACCCTGTTTTAGGATCATATGGATATTTTGAATTTTCTGATGTTCAAGCTGATGAGCACTATTTAGAATACTTTAAAATAGGTATGTATGATAAATATTTAATTATGGTAAACAACGCTGATAGAGAATTAAAACTTGATCACGTTAAACTAAAAGGTTGTGTTGATCTGTTATCAGATGAAGTTGAAACAAGTGATGTAGTTACTCTAAAACCATTATCAATGAAAGTGTTTAGATTTAAAAATGAAGATTAA
- a CDS encoding glycoside hydrolase family 13 protein, with the protein MSAIEKSAILHIPKSNMAYCYDENTIHLLLRTKKDNIKEVIVHNGDIFNWDDDLKPSHMRKIRSNNIYDFWFVELHPKYKRVAYFFELTGVDGDKCLYNEKSIYPIEYYWKVRIENQFRFPWMHPEDINKSPEWVKDIIWYQIFPERFANGDPSINPENTLEWNSAYPTDKNFFGGDLKGIIDHLDHLVEIGVSGLYLCPIFTAKTNHKYDTIDYFEIDPNFGDKETFKKLVDECHKRGIKVMLDAVFNHFGYWHPFWQDVLENQEKSKYKDWFYINKFPVERMDESLTENKDLNLPYHAFSFTGFMPKLNTANVEVRKYLLDVAKYWVEEFDIDGWRLDVANEISHDFWRDFRKAVNKEKRTYILGEIWNDSNVWLQGDQFDGVMNYTLTSSIIDYVGKRNMSTDEFKEHINSFLVQYPANVLPAMYNCLDSHDTARFLTTCQNNVDRYKLAYSILFTFIGSPSIYYGDEIGIDGEHDPGSRKCMIWDKSQWNLDIFDHIKKLVKLRKNHPVLGSYGDLEFGSCDISQDYLEYFRSDKDNQYVVMINNSEHETLNVDHLDLENKIELLTDEIQLNKVVSLKPLSMKIFKIK; encoded by the coding sequence ATGAGCGCAATTGAAAAATCAGCAATTTTACATATCCCAAAATCAAATATGGCATATTGTTATGATGAAAATACTATTCACTTACTTTTAAGAACTAAAAAAGATAACATAAAAGAAGTAATTGTTCATAATGGAGATATTTTTAATTGAGATGATGATCTAAAACCAAGTCATATGAGAAAAATTAGATCTAATAATATTTATGATTTTTGATTTGTTGAACTTCATCCTAAATATAAACGTGTAGCTTACTTTTTTGAACTAACTGGAGTTGATGGAGATAAATGTTTATACAATGAAAAATCAATCTATCCAATAGAGTATTATTGAAAAGTTAGAATTGAAAATCAATTTAGATTTCCTTGAATGCATCCTGAAGATATTAATAAATCTCCAGAATGAGTTAAAGATATTATTTGATATCAAATTTTTCCTGAAAGATTTGCAAACGGTGATCCTTCAATCAATCCAGAAAATACATTAGAATGAAATTCCGCTTATCCAACTGATAAGAATTTCTTTGGTGGAGATTTAAAAGGAATTATCGATCATTTAGATCACTTGGTTGAAATTGGAGTTAGTGGATTATATTTATGTCCAATTTTTACAGCAAAAACTAATCATAAATATGACACTATTGATTATTTTGAAATTGATCCAAATTTTGGAGATAAAGAAACATTTAAAAAACTAGTTGATGAATGTCATAAACGCGGAATTAAAGTGATGTTAGATGCGGTGTTTAATCACTTTGGATACTGACATCCTTTCTGACAAGATGTTTTAGAAAACCAAGAAAAATCAAAATATAAAGATTGATTCTATATTAACAAATTCCCCGTTGAAAGAATGGATGAATCTTTAACTGAAAATAAAGATCTAAACTTACCATATCACGCATTTTCATTTACTGGATTTATGCCAAAGTTAAATACAGCAAATGTTGAAGTTAGAAAATATTTATTAGATGTTGCTAAATATTGAGTTGAAGAGTTTGATATTGATGGTTGAAGATTAGATGTTGCAAATGAAATAAGTCACGATTTTTGAAGAGATTTCAGAAAAGCTGTGAATAAAGAAAAAAGAACATATATTCTAGGTGAAATTTGAAATGATTCTAATGTTTGATTACAAGGTGATCAATTTGATGGAGTTATGAATTACACATTAACTAGTTCAATTATTGATTATGTTGGTAAAAGAAATATGTCAACAGATGAATTTAAAGAACATATTAATAGCTTTTTAGTTCAATATCCAGCAAATGTATTACCTGCAATGTACAATTGCTTAGATAGTCACGATACAGCTAGATTTTTAACTACTTGTCAAAATAATGTAGATAGATATAAATTAGCATATTCTATTTTATTTACATTTATTGGATCTCCAAGTATATATTATGGAGATGAAATTGGAATTGATGGAGAACATGATCCTGGATCTAGAAAATGTATGATTTGAGATAAATCTCAATGAAACTTAGATATCTTTGATCACATCAAAAAACTAGTTAAACTTAGAAAAAATCATCCTGTGTTAGGATCATATGGAGATTTAGAATTTGGATCATGTGATATTTCACAAGATTATCTAGAATACTTTAGATCAGATAAAGACAATCAATATGTTGTAATGATTAATAATTCTGAACACGAAACATTAAATGTAGATCATTTAGATTTAGAAAACAAAATTGAACTACTTACTGATGAAATTCAACTAAATAAAGTAGTTAGTTTAAAACCACTTTCAATGAAAATATTTAAGATTAAATAG
- the pgmB gene encoding beta-phosphoglucomutase, whose translation MKIKGVIFDLDGVITDTAPLHFNSWAQAVKTVGIDNLDESFLDKLRGVGRADSLDLILKTYNVEISQEKFNELLEYKNDLYKQGLEKVDRSWILPGVLEFIEQLKSNNIKICLGSASHNAKNILTKLELLSYFDQLVDPSKITNTKPAPDIFLKGAELLNLDVDQCVVVEDANAGYLASKAAQIKCIGIGINADISIKSTEELSIDLLNWC comes from the coding sequence ATGAAGATTAAAGGTGTAATTTTTGATTTAGACGGAGTAATTACTGATACTGCACCATTACATTTCAATTCTTGAGCACAAGCTGTTAAAACAGTTGGTATTGATAATTTAGATGAAAGTTTTTTAGATAAATTAAGAGGAGTAGGACGAGCAGATTCACTTGATTTAATTTTAAAAACTTATAATGTTGAGATTAGTCAAGAAAAGTTTAATGAATTATTAGAATATAAAAATGATTTATATAAACAAGGATTAGAAAAAGTCGATCGTTCTTGAATACTACCTGGTGTATTAGAGTTTATTGAACAATTAAAATCTAATAATATTAAAATTTGTTTAGGTAGTGCTAGTCATAATGCTAAAAATATTTTAACTAAATTAGAATTGCTTAGTTATTTCGATCAATTAGTTGATCCATCTAAAATTACAAATACTAAACCAGCTCCTGATATCTTTTTAAAAGGTGCTGAACTATTAAATTTAGATGTTGATCAGTGTGTTGTAGTTGAAGATGCAAACGCAGGTTATCTTGCTTCTAAAGCAGCTCAAATTAAATGTATTGGTATTGGAATTAATGCTGATATTTCAATTAAATCTACAGAAGAATTATCAATTGATTTATTAAATTGATGTTAA
- a CDS encoding glycoside hydrolase family 13 protein — translation MDKLAIYHKDQSNYSFALSNKQVVLRLRVSKKDSFDYIKAIYGLKYGYQVEQKEIDMSVKYTDKYFNYYEVLIDIDDVRFVYIFKLKINNEIYYYSEEGLTKEYDFSKAFYSHFQIPYIHNIDTIDKIDWVTKSIFYQIFVDRFNMGSDKLNKDYINLNWGDIPKGQYDYAGGDLKGIIEKLDYLKDLGITSLYLTPIFSANTNHKYDTVDFYKIDEQFGDKKIFKKLVDECHKRDMKIVLDMVFNHGSDESKEFKHVLKHKKKSKYFDYFMINGDEVDQEKINYEVFAHCSYHPKFNTENKKVRKYLIKVAKYYKNKFNIDGVRLDVSDEVSLNFWFHFREQLKKIDKNFFIFGENWHDAHKFLQGDKFDSIMNYSVTKAILDLLAYNNLDSENFVYRLNELVVRNTTNVNLMMINLIDSHDTNRFITDVDGDVDKLLLALSIIFIYIGVPMLYYGTEIKLDGGYDPLNRKCFNWDQVNKDEKYTSILKQLINLKHNQDSLIKGDIQIEYKDNLIHITRTYNDEKIKLIINYNNTDINYISKDLILSNNYHDNILKHKGFIIEK, via the coding sequence ATGGATAAATTAGCAATATATCATAAAGATCAATCTAATTACTCTTTTGCTTTATCTAATAAACAAGTTGTATTAAGACTTAGAGTTAGTAAAAAAGATAGCTTTGATTATATAAAAGCTATATATGGTCTGAAATATGGTTATCAAGTTGAACAAAAAGAAATAGATATGTCAGTTAAATACACTGATAAATATTTTAACTATTATGAAGTGTTAATTGATATAGATGATGTTAGATTTGTATATATATTCAAACTAAAAATAAATAATGAAATTTATTATTACTCAGAAGAAGGATTAACAAAAGAATATGACTTTTCTAAAGCGTTTTATAGTCATTTTCAAATACCTTACATCCATAATATAGATACAATAGATAAAATAGATTGAGTAACTAAATCTATTTTCTATCAAATATTTGTAGATAGATTTAATATGGGTTCTGATAAATTAAATAAAGATTATATAAACCTAAATTGAGGAGATATTCCAAAAGGTCAGTATGATTATGCTGGTGGAGATTTAAAAGGTATTATAGAAAAACTAGATTATTTAAAAGATTTAGGAATAACATCACTTTATTTAACACCTATATTTTCAGCTAATACTAATCATAAATATGACACAGTAGATTTTTATAAAATAGATGAACAATTTGGTGACAAAAAAATATTTAAAAAATTAGTTGATGAGTGTCATAAAAGAGATATGAAAATAGTTTTAGATATGGTTTTTAATCACGGTAGTGATGAATCAAAAGAATTTAAACATGTTCTAAAACATAAAAAGAAAAGTAAATACTTTGATTATTTCATGATAAATGGTGATGAAGTAGATCAAGAAAAAATTAATTACGAAGTGTTTGCTCATTGTTCATATCATCCTAAATTTAATACAGAGAATAAAAAAGTACGTAAATATCTAATTAAAGTAGCGAAATATTATAAAAACAAGTTTAATATTGATGGAGTAAGATTAGATGTTTCTGATGAAGTTAGTCTTAACTTTTGATTCCATTTTAGAGAACAGTTGAAAAAAATTGATAAAAACTTCTTTATCTTTGGTGAAAACTGACATGATGCTCATAAATTTCTACAAGGTGATAAGTTTGACTCTATAATGAATTATTCTGTTACAAAAGCAATATTAGATCTTTTAGCATATAACAATTTAGATAGCGAGAATTTTGTTTATAGATTAAATGAACTAGTAGTAAGAAACACAACTAATGTAAATTTAATGATGATAAACCTAATTGATTCTCATGATACTAATAGATTTATAACTGATGTTGATGGTGATGTAGATAAATTACTATTAGCTTTATCTATAATATTTATATATATTGGAGTTCCTATGCTATATTATGGAACTGAAATTAAACTTGATGGTGGATATGACCCATTAAATAGAAAATGTTTTAATTGAGACCAAGTTAATAAAGACGAAAAATATACTTCTATATTAAAACAACTAATTAATTTAAAACATAATCAAGATTCATTAATTAAAGGTGATATTCAAATAGAATATAAAGACAATTTAATACATATAACTAGAACATATAATGATGAAAAAATAAAACTAATTATTAACTACAACAATACAGATATCAATTATATTAGTAAAGATTTAATTCTATCTAATAATTATCATGATAATATATTAAAACACAAAGGATTTATTATAGAAAAATAA
- a CDS encoding alpha-amylase family glycosyl hydrolase codes for MKQNYLLKRLISIILFVLLLIGFSSTVVSCTKLNSNQHAKIDDKQDESNTPDPSPTPNREEDSSNTPDGKPKPDEDQTDPNREEEKQPDKNLNYLKTNYNQDVIYQIITDRFFDGDKKNNPKGNMYNPNHNRYYHGGDWQGIIQKIKDGYLTDLGVGALWISPPVKNIDGISPNDERIGHASASYHGYWAEDFFKTNPYFGTFDDFRELIKVANEHSMKIYIDFAPNHTSPAVDYDKDLNTVDHNLYPEQHRGRNDLKTGGELLPNDGALYRDGELLGKLHDGKNHNLFNKEGWTDFSSWENSVYNTMFGLADLNHLNPVVDNYFKDAIKKWLDLGIAGIRLDAVRHMPIGWQRNFTQYINSYKPSLLFGEWFAGSNVVDNELKTFANNSGMSLLDFNLTHAIRNSLGSYSEGMQHIHHTLADTSNNFEHVHNQVTFIDNHDMPRFMEISNKNTNRVDLALATVLTMRGIPAVYYGTEQYMDGREDPDNRKSMTSFDRSTRAYQIIKKLSKLRKDNPAIQFGDYKERWLNDDVLVYERTFNQNTVVIMINRSESTGYELKDLQLGLPKGTYQDYLSNLLNGHPITVQDNGKVDHYRLNSNTFQVFVSNKQNDNVVLGNVNTLQAIHNDRVILSGDNLDKIKHLYISDNKANNHIAKLELINNNNKLAYIEIPNINSGMYQIKALTKEDKWTNSINNLKILTNKQVTARIMLKLDKMQTMPGETVHMNGNIFELDNNSERIPIHPLFNSTKSIAMYPNHFIDVSLPIDTKFKLGFMIKNQDGSIKNQITLENEYIITQEMYNENLKNSTNIVIQTQW; via the coding sequence ATGAAACAAAATTATTTATTAAAACGTCTTATATCAATAATATTATTTGTTTTATTACTAATTGGTTTTAGCTCAACTGTAGTTAGTTGTACAAAACTAAATAGTAATCAACATGCAAAAATAGATGACAAGCAAGATGAATCTAATACACCAGATCCATCACCAACTCCAAATAGAGAAGAAGATTCATCTAATACACCAGATGGAAAACCGAAACCAGATGAAGATCAAACAGATCCAAATAGAGAAGAAGAAAAACAACCTGATAAGAATTTAAATTATTTAAAGACTAATTATAACCAGGATGTTATTTACCAAATCATTACTGATAGATTTTTTGATGGTGATAAGAAAAATAATCCTAAAGGAAATATGTATAATCCAAACCATAATAGATATTATCATGGTGGAGATTGACAAGGGATTATACAAAAAATAAAAGACGGTTATTTAACTGATCTTGGTGTTGGTGCTTTATGAATTTCTCCACCTGTTAAAAATATTGATGGAATTTCTCCAAATGATGAGAGAATAGGACATGCAAGTGCCAGTTATCATGGATATTGAGCTGAAGACTTTTTTAAAACTAATCCATATTTTGGAACTTTTGATGATTTTAGAGAGTTAATTAAAGTGGCTAATGAACATAGTATGAAAATCTATATAGATTTTGCCCCAAACCATACATCACCAGCAGTTGATTATGATAAAGATCTTAATACAGTGGACCATAATCTTTATCCAGAACAACATAGAGGAAGAAACGATCTAAAAACAGGTGGTGAATTATTACCAAATGATGGTGCATTATATAGAGATGGTGAACTATTAGGAAAACTTCATGATGGTAAAAATCATAATTTATTTAATAAAGAAGGTTGAACTGATTTTAGTTCTTGAGAAAATAGTGTTTATAATACAATGTTCGGTCTTGCCGATCTAAACCATTTAAACCCAGTTGTTGATAACTACTTTAAAGATGCTATTAAAAAATGATTAGATTTAGGAATAGCAGGTATTAGACTTGATGCTGTTAGACATATGCCAATTGGTTGACAAAGAAACTTTACTCAATATATTAATAGTTACAAACCATCACTATTATTTGGTGAATGATTTGCAGGAAGCAACGTTGTTGATAATGAACTTAAAACATTTGCAAATAATAGTGGTATGTCATTGTTAGATTTTAATCTTACACATGCTATACGTAATTCACTAGGTAGTTATAGTGAAGGTATGCAACACATACATCACACATTAGCAGACACATCTAACAATTTTGAACATGTACATAATCAAGTCACATTTATAGATAACCACGATATGCCTAGATTTATGGAAATATCTAATAAAAATACAAATAGAGTTGATCTTGCATTAGCAACAGTGCTTACAATGCGTGGTATACCTGCAGTTTACTATGGTACTGAACAATATATGGATGGTAGAGAAGATCCGGATAATAGAAAAAGTATGACTAGTTTTGATAGATCTACAAGAGCATATCAAATAATTAAGAAATTAAGCAAACTTAGAAAAGATAATCCAGCAATTCAATTTGGAGACTACAAAGAACGTTGATTAAACGATGATGTGTTAGTGTATGAAAGAACTTTTAATCAAAACACAGTTGTTATAATGATAAATAGAAGCGAAAGCACTGGTTATGAATTAAAAGATTTACAATTAGGTTTACCAAAAGGAACTTATCAAGACTATTTAAGTAATTTACTAAATGGTCATCCAATCACTGTTCAAGATAATGGCAAAGTTGATCACTATAGATTAAATTCAAATACTTTCCAAGTGTTTGTGTCTAATAAACAAAACGATAATGTTGTTCTTGGTAATGTAAACACATTACAAGCAATTCACAATGATCGCGTAATACTTAGTGGTGATAATTTAGATAAAATTAAACATCTATATATATCAGATAATAAAGCAAATAATCATATAGCAAAATTAGAATTAATTAATAACAATAATAAATTAGCATACATTGAAATTCCTAATATAAATTCTGGTATGTACCAAATTAAAGCACTTACAAAAGAAGATAAGTGAACTAATAGTATTAATAATTTAAAAATACTAACTAATAAACAGGTAACTGCAAGGATTATGCTTAAACTAGATAAAATGCAAACTATGCCAGGTGAAACTGTTCATATGAATGGTAATATTTTTGAATTAGATAATAATAGTGAACGTATACCTATTCATCCGTTATTTAACTCAACAAAATCTATTGCAATGTATCCTAATCATTTTATAGATGTATCACTACCAATAGATACTAAATTTAAATTAGGATTTATGATAAAAAATCAAGATGGTAGTATCAAAAATCAAATTACACTTGAAAATGAATATATAATCACACAAGAAATGTATAATGAAAACTTAAAAAATAGCACTAATATTGTTATTCAAACACAATGATAA